The proteins below come from a single Cannabis sativa cultivar Pink pepper isolate KNU-18-1 chromosome 3, ASM2916894v1, whole genome shotgun sequence genomic window:
- the LOC133036234 gene encoding uncharacterized protein LOC133036234, with product MPPRRSVRVGRGRGRGRGQGQGRDDGGINEPPQAPQGWEERIAALEGIIHRQDEELRQLRRQPEPPVQIRQDAENRDPPAAVVYPATEARHELLAERFRKQHPPEFEGGIDPVVAEEWISRIESILQMLRVDGNDRVKCASYMLRKDARIWWEVVEQTKDVDTMNWDDFKRVFNEKLAKFAPDLVPTDRVRAHRFVEGLKPMVARDVEIVSRGQFSYAQVVEMALTAERSENKIWKENAARRESKKGGANSNDHTKR from the exons atgcctcctagaaggtcagttagagtgggtcgaggtcgaggtcgaggtcgaggccaaggccaaggccgAGATGATGGAGGGATCAATGAACCACCTCAAGCACCACAGGGATGGGAAGAGCGCATTGCCGCACTGGAAGGAATCATTCATAGGCAGGACGAAGAACTTCGTCAGCTGAGACGTCAACCGGAGCCGCCAGTCCAAATAAGGCAAGATGCAGAAAATAGAGACCCACCAGCTGCAGTGGTATATCCTGCTACAGAGGCTAGACATGAGTTGTTAGCagagagatttcgaaaacaacacccacctgagtttgagggaggcatagacccggtagtggctgaggagtggataagtcgcatagaaagcattttgcagatgctaagggtggatgggaatgaccgagtgaagtgtgcatcttacatgctgaggaaagatgctcgtatctggtgggaggtggtggaacaaacaaaggatgtagataccatgaactgggacgatttcaaaagggtctttaatgagaa ATTGGCGAAATTTGCTCCAGATCTGGTACCTACTGATAGAGTGCGAGCACATCGATTTGTGGAGGGCCTGAAACCAATGGTTGCTCGAGATGTGGAAATTGTGTCAAGGGGTCAATTCAGTTATGCTCAAGTTGTCGAAATGGCTCTTACGGCGGAGCGGAGtgaaaacaaaatttggaaggaaaatgctgCCAGGAGAGAATCTAAGAAAGGTGGAGCCAATTCTAATGACCACACGAAACGGTGA